The candidate division KSB1 bacterium DNA window CCTGACTCATCAGCTTGCCATCAATCGCCAGCCCGGGTGTGCGGAGGACACCGGCTGTCATGATGGCGGCGATGTCCGTGACTTTCTCGAATTCTGCCTTCACGCCCAGCTCTTCCGCCGCACGGCGGGCGCGCTGCTCGAGCGTTTTGCAATTCAGGCAGCCAGGGCCGAATATTTGAATCTTCATGTTACATTCACCTCGCGATGCCTTTCTGTTTTCATGAGCAACTATTCATGAATTGGTTGAAAAGAAAAAGCAGCATGTGCCCATTAGGGATGGGCTCAAGTTGCGTGCCCAAAGAGGCGATGAACAAACAGGGCGCGGGCGGATTATTTTTCCAAAGCTTGCAGGGTGCGGGTATGGGGTGGCAGAAACGGCAGCTTTTCACTTGTGAGAAAATTTCCGGGGAAATTTTTCAGCATTGCGAAACGCTGTGAAAGGAGGCAGGGATGCAATTGGAAGGTTGCGCCCCGCATAGTCCTCACGGCACTTCGAACAACGGCACGTAATCCATCTCCTGCACCAGTCGCTGCCCCTCTTTGCTCAACACCCAATCGATGAAGAGCTTGGCGGTGCCTTGCGGTTTTTGGACGGTGTACAGGTAAAGATAGCGCGTGATCGGATAGAGATCCCGGCGGACTGCTTCAATGGTCGGTGTGATGCCGTTGATGCTGCAATGCACGAGCTGCCGGCCGTGGGCAATGCCACCATAACCGATCGCCGTGGAATCCTCCGCGACAGCCGCGACGATGGCCGCGGTGGTGGGCAGGCTGATCACGTGGTGGCCATAGGCTTGTCCTTCCAGGACATGCTCTTGGAAATAGAGATAGGTGCCGGAATTGGGCGAACGGCTGAGAGCGGTGATTGGCACATCGCGCCCGCCCACCTCCCGCCAGGATTTTATTCTGCCCAGGTAGATGTCGCGCACCTGTGCCAGGCTGAGGTTGCGCACGGGGTTGGCGGGATTGAGATAGATGCTCAAACCATCTTTGGCCACCAGCGAAGCCACGCCGATCGTGTGCTGTCGTGCTGCGAGCTGGCGGGCTTCGATGGCGCGCAGCGGCCGGGA harbors:
- a CDS encoding phosphate ABC transporter substrate-binding protein produces the protein MRNIPGRLLLLCCCLQACAAPRGLAPGTTSLRIKGSDTMIMLVQRWAEEFMLRHPGLAIYVEGGGSAAGIAALIKGEADISAASRPLRAIEARQLAARQHTIGVASLVAKDGLSIYLNPANPVRNLSLAQVRDIYLGRIKSWREVGGRDVPITALSRSPNSGTYLYFQEHVLEGQAYGHHVISLPTTAAIVAAVAEDSTAIGYGGIAHGRQLVHCSINGITPTIEAVRRDLYPITRYLYLYTVQKPQGTAKLFIDWVLSKEGQRLVQEMDYVPLFEVP
- a CDS encoding thioredoxin family protein, which produces MKIQIFGPGCLNCKTLEQRARRAAEELGVKAEFEKVTDIAAIMTAGVLRTPGLAIDGKLMSQGRVNSVEEIKIMLGQFIAAGS